The sequence AGCGCGACGACCGCGACCTGTTCGGAGGAGGTCTCGAGACCGGTGAGTAACAGTGGGAGGTAGACGAAGGGCATGACGACCGCTGCCCAGAAGGCGATGGCCTCGATGGGGCGGAGAATCGTCTCGTACCCAGAGAGGGCACCGGACAGGGTACTGGCTAGTTGATCGGCGTTCAGGGCGGTTGGAGTGGAGGGCCGGGACATGGGATTCACCTCGTCGAGTAATCGATGGGGTGCAACGACGATATAATGGGCTGTCCGTTGGACCGAGTTCACGACCTTTCACGCGCGGAATACGCCACCTACGACGTTTCATCGACAGCGCTCGTGGCCGCTAACCATTTATCGAGGGCGCTGCATCCGTAACTCGGATATCGCCGCTCCCCGAGCCGATATCGATACCCTCATCGCCCGGGGACCGCGAGAATCAGCCACCACATGTACGAGGACATATTGGTGCCGACCGACGGTGGGGACGACGTCGACCGTGTCGTCGACCACGCGCTGGACATCGCCCGCCGCCGTGACGCACGGATCCACGCGCTCTACGTCGTCGACACCCGCTCGTTCATCACCCTCGGCGCGGAGACGGTCGACGAGGTGGTGGCCGAACTCACCGCCACGGGCGAGCAAGCGACCGCTGCGGTCGCGGACCGGGCCGCAGAAGCCGGCCTCGAGACCGTCGAAGAAGTCCGTCGTGGCAACCCGGCGGAGGTCATCCTGGATTACTGCTTCGAGACGGACGTCGACCTCGTGACGATGGGCAACCACGACGAACAGGACCAGCGCGCGATGCTGGGAAGCGTCGCCCAGCAGGTCGTCGCGAAGTCCGCCGTCCCGGTACTGACCGTCCAGGTCGGCGACTGAGCTGAATCGCGAACACCGACGATACCGGTTCGCAGCGTCGCCACAACTGTGAGGTTTTATCGGGGAGCCCCGGGACGGGGAGATATGGAGCGACGAACGGGCCTGCTCGGCGCACGAGCCGCCGTCCTCCTGACGACCACCGTCGGAACCCTCTCTATCCTGACCGGTGTCGCGAATATCGGCGCTGGCGAATCCATCGGCCCCCTCCTCCCGGTCGTCCCGGCCGGACTCAGCCAGGCCGCCAGCTTCACCGGGGCCATGACCGGCTTCGCGATCCTCCTGGGAGCGCTCGGTCTCAGACGACACCTCCGCGTCGCGTGGTACGGAACGCTGGTGCTCTTTCCGGTGACGGCCATCCAGGGGCTGGTCCAGTCGAGTCCGCTCTCGGTGCCGCTGATCGTCCTCTCGCTGGTGTCGTTGCCGACGGTCTACCGCAACCGGCGGACCTTCGACCAGTCGCTCGCCCTGTCGACGACGCAGACAGCGGCGGCGGTTGCCATATTCGGAACACAGCTCTACGGAAGCGTCGGGGCGTTCGCCCTCCGGGCACAGTTCGCCGACATCGAGACCGTCACCGACGCCATCTACTTCACCCTGATCACCTCCTCGACGGTCGGCTACGGTGACGTGACGCCAGCAACGGAGCTGGCGCGCTGGTTCACCATGACCGTCGTCGTCCTCGGAACCGCCAGTTTCGCGGCCGCACTGGGGGCCCTGCTCGGCCCGGCGATCGAACGCCGCCTCGCACGAACACTCGGACGCATGAGCGAACTACGATACGACCTGCTCGAGGACCACGTCATCGTCCTCGGCTATGGCGACCTGACAGAACCGATTCTCGAAGAACTCGACGGCGCGACCATCGTCGTCGTCACCCCGGACAGCGAGCGAGCGACGTCGTTGCGCGACCGCGGCTTCGACGTCCTCACCGCCGACCCGAGCGACGACGAGGTCCTCGAGCGGGTGGGCATCGAAACGGCGAAAGCCGTCGTCGCCGCTACCGACGACGACCCCGACGACGCCTTCGCCATCATGACCGCACGCGAGCTCAATCAGTCCGTCCGTATCGTCGCCGCGGCGACCGACCGCGACAACGTCACCAAGTTACGTCGCGCCGGGGCGAGCACCGTCATCAGCCCGCAGGTGATCGGTGCCCACCTTCTCGTCCGCTCTGCCCTCGGCACATCGGGCATCGAGGACGTCGCAGACAAACTCCTCGAATCCGACCGCCCAAGTGACGTGACGGGAGGGGCGTCCAAATGAGTGACTCCGTTGGAGACCCGACCGTCGTCGACCTCATCGACGACCTGGAAGCCATCCAAACGAACCTCGAGAGCGAGGCGACGCGCGAACAGGTCGATGAGGCCATCGCCACCGCCCGACGCATTGGGACACCGCCGGTCTTCGGTCGGGTGATCCGCGGGTTCGACCGCGCCGACCTGACCGAGGCCACTGTCGGCTCCCTGCTGCTCGGTATCCCGATGTTCGTCGAGGGCGGGACGAACGAAGCTGGGTCGTACATCGCAACCCGTCCCCTGGCGATGATCGTCACCATCGCGCTCGTGGTCGGACTGACCGTCGGTATCATCTACGTGGCCGACATCCAGGACGTCCGGGTCCACGAGCCCTTCTTCGGACTCGTTCCGCGTCGGTTGGTCGGTGTGCTCGGCGCCTCGCTGCTCACTGCGACGGCCATGATGACCGTCTGGGGCCGCGTCGACTGGGCCGAACCGTGGTTCGCGGTGAGCCAGATACTGGTCGCGATGGTGCCGATGTCCATCGGGGGCGCGCTCGGGGATATCCTGCCCGGGAGTTAAGTGGGCCACCCATTCGCTAACGGTTCGCTGGTCGTTCCTCTCCACTCACGTCATCGAGGCGCTCGCGTCGCTCGCGCCTCGCAGCCCCCATCGCTGGAAAAATGCCCGGGGAGGGGTTCGAACTACCGCGAGAACGAGTTCTCGCGTACTCCCGACTCACTCGCTCGCTTCGCTCGCTCCGTTCGTCGGGAACCTCCGGGTTCGACTGCTCCCGGGCATTCGAGGGACGAACGACTCACAGGTAGCTCGTCGTTCTGAATAGAATGCCCGGGGAGGGGTTCGAACCCTCGACCTCCGCATGTCCCAGGTTCGAGGCTCGGGCGCGCCTCGGAGACATGGGAGCCGCCGAACGGCGGCCGCACCGATTCTCTGAACCCTATGAGTGCGGCGCTATGACCAGCTAAGCCACCCGGGCTCATGTCGGCGTATGCCGCTGGCACCCTTTAATCTTCGTAATTCAGGCGGGCGATTAGGCGGTCTCACACACCGGATTCGCGGGGCTGGATCGACTCCGCCCGCTTCGCGGATCCCTCCGGTCACCGCTCAGTTTTCGGAGGTCCTCACTGCGTTCGCGCCTCCCGGCTCACGGCTCGCTTCGCTCACCGTTCGCAATTTGGAGGCGCTCACTACGTTCGCGCCTCCCGGCTCACGGCTCGCTTCGCTCACCGCTCGCATCTTCGGGGCATTCGCTTCGCTCATGCCCCGCCCTCTTCGCGGTTCCCTACGGTCTCCGCTCAGTTTTCGGAGGTCTTCGCTGCGCTCAGACCTCCCTCTTCCCGCCGGGTTTATATCGCCACCCCGGTACACCGACAATATGGACGTTCCCACGCTCGTCGCGGAGTCCCTCGGGGACGAGGAGGTCGCCGCCCACGTCTCCCTCAAAGGCGAGGACGGTCTCTACGTCACCCCGACCCGGACCATCCGCTACTCCGCCGAAGGACTTCTCAGCGACGAATCCGTCGCCGAATTCCCGCACACCGCCGAACGCGTCTCCGTCTCGACTGGCCGACGAAAGGCGACGGTCCAACTGGACTACGGAACGGACGGCGTCAAGGAGTTCGCCATCCCGCTCAATTCGGTCGACCGCGCACTCCACCCGGTGCTCGCCGGCGTGCTCAACGCGAACGACGTCACGGGGCCCGGCGAGACCGTGATCCGGACGTTCCGGTTCAGCGAACTCACCGTCGTCGTCACGAGCGATCGACTGGTCAAGCACATCGGTAGCGCCGTGTGGGACCGGGAGTTCGAGGAGATCCCCTTCGACGACATCACGGGTATCGACATCGAGGAGGGCAACGTCTCCTCGCAGTTCGTGGTGCGAACTGACGGGCGAACCCAGCGCATCAAGGCCCCGAACGAGTCCTTCCGTGCGGTCCGGGAGACCATGGAAGACGCCATCCTCGCCTTCCACGGGGTCGACTCGATCGAGGCGTTCGAGGCCCGGCGGGCCGACGACGAAGACATCGAAACCGCCGGCGATTCAGGCGACGTCACCTTCGAAAGTGACGTCGATCCGATCGGAGCGGGCGACCCGGAGGCGAGCGAAGCGGCGTCGGCTGCTCCGGCCGAGGAGTCCTCCGACGCACCGACGGAATCGACGACCGACCCCGCAGACGAACTCGAACAGCAGGGGTTTACTGCGGCGTCGACGAAGGTCGAACCGGCTATCGATCCGGGAGAACTGCG is a genomic window of Halanaeroarchaeum sp. HSR-CO containing:
- a CDS encoding universal stress protein: MYEDILVPTDGGDDVDRVVDHALDIARRRDARIHALYVVDTRSFITLGAETVDEVVAELTATGEQATAAVADRAAEAGLETVEEVRRGNPAEVILDYCFETDVDLVTMGNHDEQDQRAMLGSVAQQVVAKSAVPVLTVQVGD
- a CDS encoding NAD-binding protein, which encodes MERRTGLLGARAAVLLTTTVGTLSILTGVANIGAGESIGPLLPVVPAGLSQAASFTGAMTGFAILLGALGLRRHLRVAWYGTLVLFPVTAIQGLVQSSPLSVPLIVLSLVSLPTVYRNRRTFDQSLALSTTQTAAAVAIFGTQLYGSVGAFALRAQFADIETVTDAIYFTLITSSTVGYGDVTPATELARWFTMTVVVLGTASFAAALGALLGPAIERRLARTLGRMSELRYDLLEDHVIVLGYGDLTEPILEELDGATIVVVTPDSERATSLRDRGFDVLTADPSDDEVLERVGIETAKAVVAATDDDPDDAFAIMTARELNQSVRIVAAATDRDNVTKLRRAGASTVISPQVIGAHLLVRSALGTSGIEDVADKLLESDRPSDVTGGASK
- a CDS encoding TIGR02587 family membrane protein, which produces MSDSVGDPTVVDLIDDLEAIQTNLESEATREQVDEAIATARRIGTPPVFGRVIRGFDRADLTEATVGSLLLGIPMFVEGGTNEAGSYIATRPLAMIVTIALVVGLTVGIIYVADIQDVRVHEPFFGLVPRRLVGVLGASLLTATAMMTVWGRVDWAEPWFAVSQILVAMVPMSIGGALGDILPGS